Genomic segment of Bacillota bacterium:
TCTCCAAAAAAATTTCGAAGAGAGTCTGAAACTCTCAAAAACAACTGGTTTAAATCGCTTCTCTTACTCACTGTTCAGTTTTCAAGGATCTCCGTTTTTTCGCCGGCGAAGCCGTCGAAAATAACGAGCATCTTTGCTTGTCGGTTCGCGCCGAAAATGCCGAACCTCATTGCTTGGCTTTTCGCCAAACGCTGCGCCGTCGTGTGACAGCGACCTTTATAGATTAACACATCTTTGACTTGCTGTCAACATCCAGTTTCAACCTGTGTTTTTTGAATTGCTGTTTGCTGACAACGAAAGCTATAGTAGCATGTGTTGATGACCAGGTCAACACCTAAAATTAAAGAACTAAAAATCCAAATTGACTCTACATTTAGTATATCCATCGGCAAGCAGATTGTTCAAGGAATTTGCTGCGGCAGCTCACTAGGTGTTTCTGAAGGAAAGTCGAACTGATAAGGAAGAGGAAGATTAATTACCGTGTCTGGCACACGTCCAAAGTACGTTGCCGTGGCGATCGGTGTAAAAGTTTTTACATTAAACTCTGTGGACACAAACGGAATCACAATTTGAACGCTTGCAACAATATCTAACCCTACCTGATGAGAGACTATATTGATACCGCTGGATTCAAAGGCCTGGTTGATCTCCGCGCTAACTGTGCCAATGGGAACCAAGGTAACCGGAATTCTGGGCCCAAGGTTGGCAAGAATCTCGCTTCCCAGTGCCTGGCCAAGCGGAATCCTAATTCGCTCCGCCTGTAACTGCCGGAGCGCTTCTTGGACATTCATCGTTGTCAGGGTCTGAATTCTCGCGACCTCGGCATTGTTCACCTCGGCCATCACAACATTTCCTTCATTATCTTTATGAATAAAAATTAAGTGCTCATAGCGGCTTTCCTGGGCAATATGTTTATCAATTGCGCTGTTTATCGCCTGGGTTGCAAGTATCTTTGCCCTGGCCTCGGCAATCGAAACAATAGTAGGGCGCAGATTTGTTTCAATGGCGACAAAAGTGCGGATTAAAATAAAAATAATTACTATAAATAATAAGAAGCGCAAAAAACGTTTTGAAAACCGGAAAGAGCGATAATACGGTCGTCTAAAGAGTGGGCGCCGGAAGCCAATTCTGCCCATAAGTTTATTTCTCCTTCCATTGTGTTGACAAACAGCATTCAGTCTCATACAATAATCTGTGCCGGGATGTGGCTCAGTTTGGTAGAGCGCTGCGTTCGGGACGCAGAGGCCGCAGGTTCAAATCCTGTCATCCCGACCATTTTGTCAATCAATCCAAGCTCAGTTGGGCTTGGATTTTTTTTGCATTCACGGGAATAATATAAATTTGTTAACATGTACCCGCTGGTATGCTATAATTGACATGAATTTTTAAGGCCTAAAGGAGGCGAGCTAATGGGTAAGAAAAATACATTGGACAGTTTAAAAAACAAAATAAAATATTATTGGAAACAAGCCAAACCCTCCGTGTTGGTATTTGGAAAAGTAACCTGGTTCATGACCAAGATTATTATCGTGCTTGGTCTCGCCGGGCTGATGGCCGGTGGCGGTGTTGCTGCAGGCATAGCTGCCGGGGTATTCCAGGACATGCCCGAATGGGATCCGGATGCGCCTCTAAGGCCAGAAATCCCTTCTTATATTTACGACAAAAACGGGGATCTCATTACAGAAATCCATGATGCCCACAACAGAATCCCGGTAACAATTGATGAATTGCCCCAGCATTTAATTGAAGCGTTCCTGGCGGCAGAAGACAACAACTTCTGGGAGCACCCTGGCTTTGACGCCATGGCAATTCTGCGGGCATTTGTGACCGGCCACGGTGGTGGCAGCACCATTACCCAGCAGACGGTCAAGCAGGTTTTCCTAACACCGGAACAGACAATCCAGCGGAAACTGCAGGAGTTGTTCATCTCCCTACAGCTGGAAAAGATGTACACTAAGGAAGAAATTTTTGAGTTCTACATTAATAACGCCACATTCTTTGGCAATGGCGCCTATGGCGTTGAGGCCGCCGCTCAGACATATTTCGACAAGTCGGTTGGCGAATTGACCCTCTCCGAAGCAGCACTATTGGCCGGGATCCCCAACTGGCCCAGCCGCTACGCGCCTGATCCGAATGACATGGAAGTCTCACTGAATCGCCGGGATGATGTCCTGTGGCGGATGCTTCGTTTCGGGTATATCACCGAGGAAGAACGCCAGCAGGCAGCGGAAGAAGAAATTACCCTCGTCCCTCGCCAGACCCGGGGCTGGAAATATCCTCACTATACCGATGCGATAGTCCATGATTTTGCACTTGAAATTCTCACCGATGAGGAGAACGGCCTTTACGAAACCAAGGCCGAAGCAGAGCGGGCCCTGCGCCGGGATGGTCTTCACATCTACACGGCGCTGGATCCGGAGATTCAAGAGCTAATCGAAGAAAATCTCTTTGACGACAGTAATTTCCCCAGAGACAGCTTTGTTGAGCCAGACACTGGCCGCCGTTATCCCCAGGCGGGAGCGGTGATTATGGAAGCGCAAACCGGGCACGTTTTGGGCATGGTTGGCGGCCGGGAATGGAGTTCATCCAACAGGCTCCAGAGGGCATATGGCAGGCACGCTCAATTCCAGCCCGGTTCGGCAATCAAACCGGTATTGGTCTACGGGCCAGCCTTTGAGTATGGCGTGATGGGCACCGGCAGCGTTATTGACGACTCACCGGGAATCTGGTCTACTCCGTCAGGACCCTGGACCCCAGAGAACGTCAACAGGACTTTCCGGGGCCTGGTCACCGTGCGGGACGCCATGGCCTACTCTGATAACCTGCCGGCAATTCGCACTTATGAACAGGTAGGCGGACGACAAGCCACTGAGTTCGGTAGCAAGCTCCTGGGCAAGGACATTACCCGCACCAGCGGTCACCTTTCCTCCGCAATTGGTGGTTCAGACTATGGCGTCTCCCCACTGGAAATGGCCCGTGCCTTTTCTGGCTTTGCCAACCGGGGCGTGGTCAGTGAACCGATATTCATCACGAAGATTGAAGACAGGGATGGAAATCCCATCTATGAAGCCTCGATTAAACAAGAAGTAGTCATGAGCGAAGAGACCGCGTATATGATGACCAGCATCCTCAGAGATGTTGTTACCCGGGGTACCGCCCGGCCCAGCAACACATCGGGCTTCAATGTGGTGGCCAAAACCGGCACAACTGACGAAGCTCATGACCGCTGGACTGTCGGCTACTCCCGCGACTATGTATTCTCTCTCTGGATGGGTAACGACTGGAAGGTTTATATCGATAAAGAAGGAAACCGGCATACTGTCCGGGGCCTGACAGGCGATAACTCGTATACTCTGCTGAACCGGATTTGGGGCAACCTGGTCCGGGGCACAATCAAAGACGACGTGCCCTTCCCCGGGCGCCCCTCAGGTGTGGTCTCAGTGACTGTGTGCACCAAGTCGGGCCTTTTACCCAGCGATCTCTGCCCGAGCACCAGAAGCGAGCTGTTCCTGCGGAGCAACGCACCCTCAGAAGTCTGTGACATGCATATCGAAATGGAAGTCTGCAGCGAAAGCGGTCTGTTGGCCACCGAATACTGCCCCAGCGATATTCTGGAAACACAGGTATTCTTAAATCGCCCGCCCTTCATTCCCACCGACGAGCGTTGGAATCCCCCGTTGGATCGCAAGCCGGCTGACGCCGACCAAATGCCGCCTGAAGACTACTGCGATATGCACGGTCCGACCTACCAGTTGAGCGGCAATTACGGCTCCAACGGCGTGACATTGATTTGGAATAACGACCTCCTGGAAGAGCGAGAAAATGTCGGCTATAACCTCTACCGGCGCGGCCCCGGCGAAAGCGAGTTTAAAAAGGTAAACTCCCAGCAAATTGCCATCAACCGCACCCAGTATACCGACGACTTGCACCCAATTCCCGGCCTCACTTACACTTACCGCCTCAGGGTAGTTGCTGAGGATGACCGAGAACGGGATATCCACCCCGAGTTCAGCTTTATGCGGGAGCTGAACCTGAACTTGCAAGCAGAGCTAACCGGCGACCGCGAAGTAACCCTGACCTGGAGCTCGATTGCCAATCAACCTGCAATTGGAGTTCATATCTGGCGTAACGGCGAGAGAATTACCAGCAGTAACAACCCGGTAGCGCTCGGCTCCTCGCCCCATGTCCGGGAGAATCAGCCGGTCGGCACTCATGAATATCAACTGAGTGTGGTTTACGAAATCGGCGGCAACAGGGTTGAATCTGCCCGCACCAGCGCCGCAACCGTAACCGTCCCAGCCCCTGATGACAACGGAAATGGTGGCGACGACAATGGCGACAATGGTGATAACGGCGAAGGCGAAGACAATGGCAACGGGAATGGTAGCGGAGAGAACGGCGACGGCGCCTTCCGTCTACTGCCCCGGTGGTTCCGGGTAATCTAAGCTGAGACTTTCCTGACGAATAACTGACACAAAAAATGTCATGAGCGCTTTTTAGCACTCATGACATTTTTTTTATTTCTTTAAACTAACAACCGTAACGCCGCTACCACCTTCACCGGCGCCGCCGTATCGGAAGCCCTGAACTGCTGGATGCGTTTTTAAATAGTCCTGTAGGCCGCGCCCCAGGGCACCGGTACCCTTACCGTGAATCAAGGATACCTGCTCGTAGCCCGCAAGCAATGCAGCATCTAGATATTTGTCTACCTGAAGGATGGCTTCTTCTACAGTGATGCCCCGAAGGTCGAGATCCAGAGGCAGCTCTGAGCGCACCGCCTTTGTGAGATGACGCTCCACAGTCTTCTTTTGCTCTGCTTCTCTGATTAAACGCAAATCGTCCAGAGCTACGTTTATCTTCATAATTCCAACCTGCACCTGGGCTTCATTTGCGCCAATTGAAAGCAGGTTGCCGGTTTTGTCCAGAGATGCGACTTTTACAGTTTGACCAGGCTTGAGCTTGGACGGATCAGGTTTTTCGCCTGGCGCCTGCTGTTGCTTACGGACCGTCTGGGTCGGCTTTAAATCCTCTCGAACCCGCCGGGCAAGTTCATCAACATTTTCCGACTGGGCCTGGCGCAGCTCAGTGAGCAGTTCATCAGCCCGCAGCCTGGCTGAGCGCACAAGCTCATTTGCCTTCTGGCGGGCGGCTTCGATGATTTCATCCTGTTTTGCCTCTAGCTTCTGCAGACGCATTTCATACTGCTCACGGGTCGCGTTCGCTTCCCGCAGTTGGTTCCGGGCGGAAACCAGTTTCTTTTCTGCCTCTACCCGGCTCGCCTCCAGCGCAGCCAGCATATCCTCGGTTCTACGGACATCGCCACCCAGCAGGCTCCTGGCCCGCTGGACAATTTCCTGCTGGAGCCCTAAACGGGTGGCAATTTCAAAGGCATTGCTCTTGCCAGGTGTCCCGATTAACAGTCGGTAGGTAGGCCGCAGCGTTTCCACATCAAATTCCACACTGGCGTTTTCGACACCGTCCTCTGTCCAAGCATAGGCCTTGAGCTCGCTGTAATGGGTTGTTGCCACCAGGGAACAACCCGCGCCTCGCAGATGCTCGAGAATGGAAATAGCCAGCGCCGCCCCCTCAGTGGGATCGGTACCGGCCCCCAGCTCATCTAACAGGACCAAAGATTGAGGACCAGCGCTTTCAATGATACCGACAATGTTGGTCATATGGGAAGAAAAGGTGCTCAGGGATTGCTCGATACTTTGCTCGTCCCCGATATCTGCGAAAACCTCGGTATATACCGGAACCACAGTTCCTTTGTCGGCCGGCAGCCAGAGACCGGCCTGGGCCATTAAACATAATAGGCCGACCGTCTTCAAAGTCACGGTTTTACCACCGGTGTTGGGCCCGGTAATCACCAGAGCGTTGAAGTCTTTGCCGAGATTGATTGTCGAGGGCACAACCTCTTTAGCAGGCAGTAAGGGATGCCTGCCCCGGACAATTTCCATTTCCTTGCCCTCGCTGATTTCCGGCTCCATGGCATCCATTGCCAATGCCAGTTTGCCCCGGGCAATAATAAAATCTGCCTCGCCGGCACTCTCCACTGCCAGAACCAGGTCCTCGCTATAACTGCCGACCTGGTTGGACAGCTCCCGAAGAATCCGCTGCACTTCCGCCTGCTCCTGCCTCTGGAGCTGGGTGATTCCGTTATTGATATCGACCACAGCCATGGGCTCGATAAACAGAGTGGCGCCGCTGGCCGATTGGTCGTGGACCACTCCCGGGACCTGGCCCCGGCATTCGCTTTTAACCGGCAGACAATAGCGCTCACCGCGTTGGGTTACCAGTGGCTCCTGGAGATATTTCTGGATTGTCGGCGATTTCACCATCGAGTCCAGTTTATCCCGCAGGCGGGAACGCTCATTATCCAATTTGCGACGAATGCTCCTCAGTTCAGGACTGGCTGTATCTAGCACATTACCCTCTTCATCCACAGCCCGTCGCAA
This window contains:
- a CDS encoding endonuclease MutS2; protein product: MDARSMRLLELDKVLTMLKDKCVTTMGSARVEALVPAIDRHQVKLWQSQTREAVTLLGRAEPALSGLVDISSEAIRAGKGGILEPLQLFRIARFLDASAALKRLLGTLDKDSYLALTAQSLLHLPDLSASLRRAVDEEGNVLDTASPELRSIRRKLDNERSRLRDKLDSMVKSPTIQKYLQEPLVTQRGERYCLPVKSECRGQVPGVVHDQSASGATLFIEPMAVVDINNGITQLQRQEQAEVQRILRELSNQVGSYSEDLVLAVESAGEADFIIARGKLALAMDAMEPEISEGKEMEIVRGRHPLLPAKEVVPSTINLGKDFNALVITGPNTGGKTVTLKTVGLLCLMAQAGLWLPADKGTVVPVYTEVFADIGDEQSIEQSLSTFSSHMTNIVGIIESAGPQSLVLLDELGAGTDPTEGAALAISILEHLRGAGCSLVATTHYSELKAYAWTEDGVENASVEFDVETLRPTYRLLIGTPGKSNAFEIATRLGLQQEIVQRARSLLGGDVRRTEDMLAALEASRVEAEKKLVSARNQLREANATREQYEMRLQKLEAKQDEIIEAARQKANELVRSARLRADELLTELRQAQSENVDELARRVREDLKPTQTVRKQQQAPGEKPDPSKLKPGQTVKVASLDKTGNLLSIGANEAQVQVGIMKINVALDDLRLIREAEQKKTVERHLTKAVRSELPLDLDLRGITVEEAILQVDKYLDAALLAGYEQVSLIHGKGTGALGRGLQDYLKTHPAVQGFRYGGAGEGGSGVTVVSLKK
- the yunB gene encoding sporulation protein YunB gives rise to the protein MRLNAVCQHNGRRNKLMGRIGFRRPLFRRPYYRSFRFSKRFLRFLLFIVIIFILIRTFVAIETNLRPTIVSIAEARAKILATQAINSAIDKHIAQESRYEHLIFIHKDNEGNVVMAEVNNAEVARIQTLTTMNVQEALRQLQAERIRIPLGQALGSEILANLGPRIPVTLVPIGTVSAEINQAFESSGINIVSHQVGLDIVASVQIVIPFVSTEFNVKTFTPIATATYFGRVPDTVINLPLPYQFDFPSETPSELPQQIP